The following coding sequences lie in one Peribacillus frigoritolerans genomic window:
- a CDS encoding tRNA-Val4, which produces MEYSHEFKRNPLGYLRIILPQEINLFSDFIEDIVFETEVDEYIDIVEKVMEGEYDEFEIGGNATSVLIKKDTTVLHHFYIFDKPNENEMETEQFKELMLIWRNKIHE; this is translated from the coding sequence ATGGAATATTCGCATGAATTTAAAAGAAACCCATTAGGATATCTAAGAATAATCCTACCACAAGAAATTAACCTTTTCTCAGACTTCATTGAAGATATTGTATTTGAAACAGAAGTGGATGAGTATATTGATATTGTTGAGAAAGTAATGGAAGGTGAATACGATGAATTTGAAATAGGAGGGAATGCTACCAGTGTCTTGATAAAAAAAGATACAACGGTTCTTCATCACTTTTATATCTTCGATAAGCCAAATGAGAATGAAATGGAAACTGAACAATTTAAAGAACTTATGCTAATATGGAGAAACAAAATTCACGAATGA
- a CDS encoding SMI1/KNR4 family protein translates to MRFDFIKNQDGNQFFPVSEKEIEEVETTLGLKFPCDLREFLIEVGYGFLRKSEYNINRIMGPASIRDARLKVNDFEFVPDIELYEELEEDKLIFFEANESALLLIELGDEKHNSIYYDEIKIADSFEEFLRKIMDDDKYYIDID, encoded by the coding sequence ATGAGATTTGATTTTATTAAGAATCAAGATGGTAATCAGTTTTTCCCAGTAAGTGAAAAAGAAATTGAAGAAGTTGAAACAACCTTAGGACTAAAATTCCCTTGTGATTTAAGAGAATTTCTTATAGAAGTTGGTTATGGTTTTCTTAGAAAATCTGAATATAATATCAATCGGATTATGGGACCCGCTTCTATAAGAGATGCTAGATTAAAAGTTAATGATTTTGAATTTGTTCCAGATATAGAATTATATGAAGAACTTGAGGAGGATAAATTAATTTTTTTTGAAGCAAATGAAAGTGCCTTGTTACTTATTGAATTAGGTGACGAAAAACATAATTCTATTTATTACGACGAGATAAAAATAGCTGATTCTTTTGAAGAATTTTTAAGAAAAATTATGGATGACGATAAATATTATATCGATATAGATTAA
- a CDS encoding SMI1/KNR4 family protein: protein MSVEAYQEAKQIILNDDDIADFIGGRSTELINLAEEKLGLRFTGLYLDYLQTFGAGNFGAQEIYGIISVDFENSSVPDAIWYTLTERKEINLPSNLLVIYDTGSDELFCLDFNQLDDKGEPKVVSFVPGVELESQIYEIIANDFGDFLLDLVKQEI from the coding sequence ATGAGTGTTGAAGCTTATCAAGAAGCAAAACAAATAATATTGAATGATGATGATATTGCTGACTTTATTGGAGGTCGTTCAACTGAATTAATAAATTTGGCTGAAGAAAAGTTAGGATTAAGGTTTACTGGTTTATATTTAGATTATTTACAGACATTTGGTGCAGGTAACTTCGGAGCCCAAGAGATTTACGGAATTATTAGTGTTGATTTTGAGAACTCTTCTGTTCCAGACGCCATATGGTATACTTTAACAGAACGAAAAGAAATTAATCTTCCTAGTAACCTCTTGGTTATTTATGATACTGGAAGTGATGAACTTTTTTGTTTAGACTTTAATCAACTTGATGATAAAGGAGAACCTAAAGTAGTTTCATTTGTACCTGGAGTTGAGTTAGAAAGTCAAATATATGAAATAATTGCTAATGACTTTGGGGATTTTTTATTAGATTTAGTTAAGCAAGAAATATAA
- a CDS encoding HNH/ENDO VII family nuclease encodes MVNGAGLKDQLISMARVEYEISGKGIGNGYNYWNKTTEFKNVKVYQRDDIIDPNMKDARGRTNLERMKKGLAPLGPDGKSINLHHTTQRNESSIAEVTQTFHKENSSIIHINPNTIPSGINRAEFNKWRSEYWKNRTKDFKLENGG; translated from the coding sequence GTGGTTAATGGTGCAGGGTTGAAGGATCAGTTGATTTCAATGGCGAGAGTGGAGTATGAAATTAGTGGTAAGGGTATAGGTAATGGTTATAATTATTGGAATAAAACAACTGAATTTAAAAATGTGAAAGTTTACCAAAGAGATGATATTATAGATCCAAATATGAAAGACGCACGAGGAAGAACTAATCTTGAGAGAATGAAAAAGGGATTGGCTCCACTTGGACCAGATGGAAAGTCTATAAATCTTCATCACACGACACAGAGAAATGAGAGTTCAATAGCAGAGGTTACACAGACGTTTCATAAAGAAAATAGTTCTATAATTCATATCAATCCTAACACTATACCTTCGGGAATAAATAGAGCTGAATTTAATAAATGGAGAAGTGAATACTGGAAAAACAGAACCAAGGATTTTAAATTAGAAAATGGGGGATGA
- a CDS encoding T6SS immunity protein Tdi1 domain-containing protein — protein sequence MDKYLTDFKLHNKVPNEIIEKYKHVVPEEMVNLWKDYGFGTFMQGYFKSVNPEEFQEVLEDSSERYKNSIVLFATGMGDLVIWSDGYVRLLNYRYGKVKTIMFTFEFFFQNIADLEFRDEDLSWQPYPEAIKQYNELEYDECFGYTPLLGLGGAEKVENLKKVKLKEHILIITEFMGPVQ from the coding sequence ATGGATAAGTATTTAACGGATTTTAAGTTACATAATAAAGTTCCGAATGAAATTATCGAAAAATATAAACATGTAGTTCCAGAAGAAATGGTGAATTTATGGAAAGACTATGGGTTTGGAACGTTTATGCAAGGGTATTTTAAAAGTGTAAATCCAGAAGAATTTCAAGAAGTTTTAGAAGATAGTAGTGAAAGGTATAAAAATTCAATAGTATTGTTTGCTACTGGCATGGGGGATTTGGTTATTTGGTCAGATGGATATGTTAGATTACTTAATTACAGGTACGGTAAGGTAAAGACTATTATGTTTACATTTGAGTTTTTCTTCCAAAATATTGCTGACTTAGAATTCAGAGATGAAGATTTATCTTGGCAACCTTATCCAGAAGCAATAAAACAATACAATGAGTTGGAGTATGATGAATGTTTTGGTTATACACCGCTATTAGGTCTGGGTGGAGCAGAAAAAGTAGAGAACTTAAAAAAGGTTAAATTAAAAGAACATATCCTCATTATTACTGAATTTATGGGACCAGTTCAATAG
- a CDS encoding polymorphic toxin type 15 domain-containing protein → MSMIYESQTLVSAMQTRVGQYKDLKEQLTELKKGFESIVNLDDELQGQGAEAIKGFYKAQIDVVDSWLRLINRHVAFLSGIQGDTIEANLSETVVTVPFLEEELESASRNSKEMVTAQKNDLKKIFAGIDDIIQLEPFSDDAFFENIEKAETKRTQTIDKVNEIDHKWTTEYAKSEEDQAAVTALMEQLKISSTRGGEVSPLYFNAAAYKNSEAYKNLEVRKKETAQYLKVKKEEAENRRIKDLKAQLDHVTDPDEFLKIAKQIGYENLAPTQQQYVIQLEASKQTADIAKGIGVGLYDVGKDFVTGVWDFVTDPGETVEGVANSIMHPIKTYKYFSKAISDSYERDMVNGDAYSRSHWVTYALGTVVTSLVGTKGAGAVAKTGATTTKAAAVNGVTKAKELISIPNLLPYNPKNQLSLAGGVPYNVVNGAGLKDQLISMARVEYEISGKGTVKDSKEVKDLDTVPRIREIEVNFNYKTKFDSEEFARQLKDQEKGMNELTVYEYQQNRKRFIDEGRAIESNAAQQAAREEAYVQKINELQREGLTLSQAKKEAKGWLDTQAALHNPDQIAGGKAEVIGGMGDKKINSSIGSQWRYRIDIVDEQINGLAKNMTQEQRKNTYLNVKLTN, encoded by the coding sequence ATGTCTATGATTTACGAATCTCAAACACTAGTTTCTGCCATGCAAACGCGTGTCGGACAATATAAAGACCTAAAAGAACAGCTCACGGAATTGAAAAAAGGATTTGAGAGTATCGTTAATTTGGATGATGAGCTGCAGGGGCAAGGCGCCGAGGCCATTAAAGGGTTTTACAAAGCACAGATCGATGTCGTGGATTCTTGGCTGCGCCTGATCAATCGGCATGTTGCCTTTTTAAGTGGAATTCAAGGAGATACAATCGAAGCGAACCTTAGTGAAACCGTGGTCACGGTTCCTTTTTTAGAGGAAGAGCTGGAAAGCGCCAGTCGAAATTCCAAGGAAATGGTCACAGCCCAGAAAAATGATCTGAAAAAAATATTTGCGGGAATTGATGATATCATTCAGTTAGAGCCCTTTTCTGACGATGCGTTCTTTGAAAATATCGAGAAGGCTGAAACGAAACGGACCCAAACGATAGACAAAGTAAACGAGATCGATCATAAGTGGACGACTGAATATGCCAAATCCGAAGAGGACCAAGCGGCAGTGACGGCACTCATGGAGCAACTGAAAATATCCAGTACAAGGGGAGGAGAAGTATCCCCGCTCTATTTTAATGCAGCAGCTTATAAAAATAGTGAAGCCTATAAAAACCTAGAAGTAAGGAAAAAAGAAACCGCGCAATATCTCAAGGTTAAGAAAGAAGAAGCGGAGAATCGCCGGATCAAAGACTTGAAGGCGCAACTCGATCATGTAACAGATCCGGATGAGTTCCTCAAAATCGCCAAGCAAATCGGGTACGAAAACTTAGCGCCCACCCAGCAGCAATATGTCATACAGCTAGAAGCATCCAAGCAAACCGCAGACATTGCAAAAGGAATTGGCGTAGGCCTGTATGATGTAGGTAAAGACTTTGTGACAGGAGTTTGGGACTTTGTCACAGATCCTGGCGAAACGGTTGAAGGCGTAGCAAATTCAATCATGCACCCGATAAAAACCTATAAATATTTTTCAAAAGCAATATCTGATTCATATGAGCGGGATATGGTAAATGGAGATGCCTATTCGCGGTCTCATTGGGTAACTTATGCCCTCGGAACAGTCGTCACATCTTTAGTAGGAACAAAAGGCGCAGGTGCTGTAGCGAAGACTGGGGCGACTACTACAAAAGCCGCTGCAGTAAATGGCGTTACGAAAGCAAAAGAACTTATCTCTATCCCTAACCTATTACCATACAATCCAAAAAACCAACTGTCGTTGGCAGGTGGAGTACCTTATAATGTGGTTAATGGTGCAGGGTTGAAGGATCAGTTGATTTCAATGGCGAGAGTGGAGTATGAAATTAGTGGTAAGGGAACGGTTAAGGATAGTAAGGAAGTTAAAGATTTAGATACTGTACCAAGAATTAGAGAAATTGAGGTAAACTTTAACTATAAAACTAAATTTGATTCAGAGGAATTTGCAAGGCAGTTAAAAGATCAAGAAAAGGGTATGAACGAACTAACTGTATATGAATACCAACAAAATCGAAAGCGATTTATTGATGAAGGTAGAGCAATAGAAAGTAATGCAGCTCAACAAGCTGCTAGGGAAGAAGCTTATGTACAAAAGATAAATGAACTACAAAGAGAAGGACTAACTCTTTCTCAGGCTAAGAAAGAAGCCAAGGGATGGTTAGATACTCAGGCTGCACTGCATAATCCTGACCAGATAGCGGGTGGAAAAGCAGAGGTAATTGGGGGAATGGGAGATAAGAAAATTAATTCTTCTATAGGTAGTCAATGGCGATATAGAATTGATATTGTAGATGAACAAATTAATGGATTAGCAAAGAACATGACACAAGAACAACGGAAAAATACGTATTTAAATGTAAAGTTAACAAATTAG
- a CDS encoding MetQ/NlpA family ABC transporter substrate-binding protein, translated as MKKILFLMTAIMLLLVGCGKADEGKEKENAQNQEKEEVTLKVASLIPPMTEILELVKPKLAEEGINLEMVVLGDNVQPNTALAAKEVDVNFFQHVPYMEEFNRNKNAELVPVKPIYFANYGVYSKEYDSMDKLPEGAVIAIANDVSNIDRSLALLAQHKVITLKEKKGPYYTMSDITENPKNYQFKEVDLLMLARTYDEADAIVITPAYAAPLGLTPKNDALLTEGVENDFAITLVARKDNVDSEPVQKLAKAMTSPEVRKFLEEKYSETAIPAF; from the coding sequence ATGAAAAAAATACTCTTTCTCATGACAGCAATTATGTTGCTTTTAGTAGGATGTGGCAAGGCGGATGAAGGAAAAGAGAAAGAAAATGCGCAGAATCAGGAGAAGGAAGAGGTAACATTGAAAGTGGCCTCACTCATTCCCCCAATGACGGAAATTCTTGAGCTTGTTAAACCAAAGCTGGCAGAGGAGGGCATTAACCTGGAAATGGTTGTATTAGGTGATAATGTGCAGCCTAACACCGCACTAGCGGCAAAAGAAGTGGATGTGAACTTCTTCCAGCACGTTCCTTATATGGAGGAATTCAATCGAAACAAAAATGCCGAGCTTGTACCGGTGAAACCCATTTATTTTGCCAATTATGGTGTGTATTCCAAAGAATACGATTCAATGGATAAATTGCCAGAGGGTGCCGTTATTGCCATTGCAAATGATGTGTCGAATATTGATCGTTCATTGGCATTGCTAGCACAGCATAAAGTTATTACTTTAAAGGAAAAAAAGGGTCCATACTATACAATGTCTGATATTACCGAGAACCCTAAAAACTATCAGTTTAAAGAAGTGGATTTATTAATGCTAGCGAGAACGTATGATGAAGCAGATGCGATCGTGATAACACCGGCTTACGCTGCACCGCTTGGTTTGACACCAAAAAATGACGCTCTTCTCACAGAAGGTGTTGAAAATGACTTTGCGATTACATTAGTGGCACGCAAGGATAACGTGGATTCTGAGCCAGTCCAAAAGTTGGCCAAGGCCATGACAAGCCCGGAGGTACGCAAATTTTTAGAAGAGAAATATAGTGAAACGGCCATACCGGCCTTTTAA
- a CDS encoding methionine ABC transporter permease, which translates to MPEILIQYEAEIWQSIGETITMVGVSILAAILIGLPVGTLLFLSRKGHLLDNPWAFSILNLLVNIIRSFPFLLLVVFLIPFTRLIIGTAIGTASACVPLAIIAIAHYSRLVEQSLLDVPKGVIEAAISMGASVKDVIFKFLYVEARSGLVLGLTTSIISFISYSTIMGVVGGGGIGDFAIRYGYQQFKTELMIYMIIIMIILVQLIQFIGTAVARMIDKR; encoded by the coding sequence ATGCCTGAGATTTTAATTCAATATGAGGCAGAAATTTGGCAGTCAATTGGAGAAACCATTACGATGGTTGGTGTGTCCATTTTAGCTGCGATTTTGATTGGATTGCCTGTCGGGACCTTGCTATTTCTTTCTAGGAAGGGTCATTTGCTTGATAATCCGTGGGCTTTCTCGATTTTGAATTTACTTGTGAATATTATCCGTTCATTCCCATTTTTGTTATTGGTTGTTTTTTTAATCCCGTTTACAAGGCTCATAATCGGCACAGCCATTGGTACAGCATCTGCTTGCGTACCATTAGCGATCATTGCCATTGCCCATTATTCGCGATTGGTCGAGCAATCTTTATTGGATGTGCCAAAGGGTGTGATCGAGGCAGCCATTTCCATGGGGGCTTCTGTAAAGGATGTCATATTTAAATTTCTTTACGTGGAGGCTCGTTCAGGGCTTGTCCTCGGACTAACAACATCGATTATCAGCTTTATTTCCTATTCAACGATCATGGGAGTGGTCGGAGGCGGCGGTATCGGCGACTTTGCCATCAGGTATGGCTATCAGCAGTTTAAAACAGAGCTAATGATTTATATGATTATCATTATGATTATTCTAGTACAGCTTATCCAATTTATTGGAACAGCTGTAGCCAGAATGATTGATAAAAGATAA
- a CDS encoding methionine ABC transporter ATP-binding protein — MINLHQVSKKFSQFQAIKSVTLTIPKGEIHGIIGASGAGKSTLLRLMNLLETPDAGNVEVNGQRLTTLNNKALRGARKSIGMIFQHFNLVANKTVYDNVAASLELANYPKKERRNRVVECLQFVGLEGEMERYPAQLSGGQKQRVAIARALANNPQVLLCDEPTSSLDPNTTAEILDVLENINKRFGVTIVIVSHELDVIKSICNRVSIMAEGEIYDTVLIEPSGIQKKDNRPEYFIEQLAENGGLGHA; from the coding sequence ATGATTAACCTGCATCAAGTGAGTAAAAAATTTTCACAGTTTCAGGCAATTAAGTCTGTTACTTTAACAATACCTAAAGGTGAAATCCATGGAATAATCGGAGCAAGCGGAGCAGGGAAATCAACGTTGCTGCGGCTAATGAATTTGTTGGAGACCCCAGATGCGGGCAACGTGGAGGTAAACGGCCAAAGATTGACAACATTAAACAATAAAGCACTTCGGGGAGCACGGAAGTCGATTGGCATGATTTTTCAGCATTTTAATCTTGTGGCAAATAAAACGGTTTATGACAATGTGGCAGCCTCTTTAGAACTGGCAAATTATCCAAAGAAGGAACGTCGGAACCGTGTTGTAGAGTGTCTCCAATTTGTCGGATTGGAGGGTGAGATGGAGAGATACCCTGCACAATTAAGCGGGGGACAAAAGCAGCGTGTTGCCATTGCAAGGGCATTGGCAAATAACCCGCAAGTGTTATTATGTGATGAACCGACCTCTTCCCTTGATCCAAATACAACGGCTGAAATATTAGATGTGCTAGAGAACATCAACAAACGCTTCGGTGTGACGATTGTCATTGTTAGTCATGAGCTGGATGTCATTAAAAGTATATGCAATCGTGTATCGATCATGGCAGAGGGAGAGATTTATGACACGGTCTTAATCGAACCAAGCGGGATTCAAAAAAAGGATAATCGTCCAGAATACTTTATCGAACAATTAGCAGAGAATGGTGGGCTGGGTCATGCCTGA
- a CDS encoding alpha/beta hydrolase, giving the protein MIQYLDEKIANYEVCVILPSNYDQTKKYRTIYMHDGGETAKQAANYIDHLILSGQIEPLIVIGIEPIDRKNDYTPWEAPSLAPLGPTFEGQAQIYLHTVVTEIKPYIDAHYATNPEPSHTAISGCSLGGLVSIFASYYYPEVFHQYISLSASFWYEDVLRYLQGEKIERQGNIHIKPTVNRQNHQLYLYVGELEGIYKETIQKHMVDYTKKAHLEFIKEGYLESNLLFASDPEGTHDDLFFSNYFIKSLRWLYGIETKNETSDR; this is encoded by the coding sequence ATGATTCAGTACCTTGATGAGAAAATTGCCAACTATGAGGTATGTGTCATCTTACCCTCAAATTACGATCAAACCAAGAAATACCGAACAATCTATATGCATGATGGCGGAGAAACTGCCAAACAAGCTGCAAACTATATCGATCATTTAATTCTTTCAGGTCAAATTGAGCCACTTATCGTTATTGGAATTGAACCAATTGATCGCAAAAATGACTATACGCCGTGGGAAGCACCATCACTTGCACCTCTTGGTCCTACTTTTGAAGGACAAGCACAGATTTATTTACATACTGTTGTAACCGAAATAAAGCCATATATAGATGCCCATTATGCTACGAATCCTGAACCTTCACATACAGCTATTTCCGGCTGCTCATTAGGAGGGCTTGTTTCGATTTTTGCCTCCTATTATTATCCAGAGGTATTCCATCAATATATCTCATTATCTGCTTCCTTTTGGTACGAGGATGTTCTTCGCTATCTTCAAGGAGAAAAGATTGAACGGCAAGGAAATATCCATATCAAACCAACTGTGAATCGTCAAAATCATCAGCTCTATTTATATGTCGGGGAATTAGAGGGAATTTATAAAGAAACGATACAAAAGCATATGGTTGACTACACGAAGAAGGCCCACCTTGAATTTATCAAGGAAGGCTATTTGGAATCCAATCTATTATTTGCGTCAGATCCAGAAGGAACTCATGATGACCTATTCTTTTCTAACTACTTCATTAAGTCACTACGTTGGTTATATGGCATAGAAACTAAAAACGAAACGTCGGATCGTTAA
- a CDS encoding MFS transporter, translating to MHATELTKRHWLLILTLTLLTFVLGTSEFVIVGILTDISSSLHITNAKAGTLVSAFALTFAVATPLVMSATSHFPKRKWMLFLIGSFIVLNALCVISTSYIMLLALRMLTAIVTGVLISLAMVVASETMPIAKRGLAISFVFGGFTLANVIGVPIGTVIAEWYDWNASFLLTTFLGAIAFLASFFVLPTMQSTIRSSMRDQFSLLTHPRILMAFFIPSLGFGATYAVYTYLVPILKGMEAPGSSISLILFGYGFISIFSNILAGKIASYNAIGRLRFVFLVQAIVLISLYWTTNHFIFGLINIGLMSLMAILLTTSTQLYLIDLAGIYQPKATGLAASLMPVASNVGIAFGSALGGVVYHQGNLLNVTWVGGLVAIFASLLTFLSYRLDQKQKKAA from the coding sequence ATGCACGCCACAGAATTAACCAAGCGACATTGGTTACTCATCTTAACACTTACTTTATTAACATTTGTTCTCGGGACAAGCGAATTTGTTATCGTCGGGATCTTAACCGATATTTCCTCGAGTCTCCATATCACAAATGCCAAAGCAGGCACACTCGTTTCTGCGTTTGCGCTTACGTTTGCCGTTGCCACACCGCTCGTGATGTCGGCAACGAGTCATTTTCCAAAGCGTAAATGGATGTTGTTTCTGATAGGTTCGTTCATCGTTCTGAATGCTTTGTGCGTGATTTCGACGAGCTACATCATGCTCCTTGCACTTCGGATGCTGACTGCGATTGTAACAGGCGTTTTAATTTCCCTTGCCATGGTTGTTGCAAGTGAAACCATGCCGATCGCTAAACGCGGACTTGCTATATCATTCGTTTTCGGTGGCTTTACGCTTGCAAACGTGATTGGAGTACCGATAGGCACTGTCATCGCTGAATGGTACGACTGGAATGCATCCTTCCTGTTAACGACTTTTCTCGGAGCTATTGCGTTTTTGGCATCTTTCTTCGTATTGCCTACTATGCAAAGTACAATTCGCAGTTCGATGCGTGATCAATTTTCTTTGTTAACACACCCGCGAATTTTAATGGCTTTTTTCATTCCATCTCTTGGGTTTGGAGCGACGTATGCCGTTTATACGTATCTTGTTCCGATTCTGAAAGGAATGGAAGCACCAGGCAGTTCAATCAGTTTGATCTTGTTTGGCTACGGATTCATTTCCATTTTCAGCAACATACTTGCTGGTAAAATTGCCAGCTACAATGCGATCGGACGCCTCCGGTTTGTTTTCCTCGTGCAGGCAATCGTTCTGATCAGTTTATATTGGACGACAAATCATTTTATCTTTGGATTGATTAACATTGGCTTGATGTCATTAATGGCCATCCTTTTAACAACATCTACCCAGCTTTATTTGATAGACCTTGCCGGTATTTATCAACCAAAAGCTACAGGGCTAGCTGCTTCACTGATGCCAGTTGCAAGCAATGTCGGTATCGCCTTTGGTTCCGCACTGGGCGGAGTTGTTTACCACCAGGGAAATTTGCTGAATGTGACATGGGTCGGTGGGCTGGTTGCAATCTTTGCAAGTCTTCTAACATTCCTAAGTTATCGCTTAGACCAAAAGCAAAAGAAAGCAGCATAA
- a CDS encoding helix-turn-helix domain-containing protein, protein MPFDSIGEKMKSLRKERKLTLKSLAEQTGVSISFLSQVERGKSSVTLESLKKIADTLDVSPSFFFSEDRSQENSDYNQEQFHYQNLSSGIRDAVFSPILVTLKPGENKGSAFSHSGHEFLFIIEGKLTVEIEGERMELHEQQSFMFDARKAHYWFNFSDQNVRFLVVSSK, encoded by the coding sequence ATGCCTTTTGATTCAATCGGGGAAAAAATGAAATCATTGAGGAAAGAGCGAAAACTAACATTAAAGAGCCTTGCTGAACAAACAGGCGTTTCGATCAGCTTTTTATCGCAAGTAGAACGGGGTAAATCAAGCGTCACATTAGAGTCATTAAAAAAAATCGCTGATACATTAGATGTCAGCCCAAGTTTCTTTTTTTCTGAGGACCGCTCCCAAGAAAATTCAGATTATAATCAAGAACAATTTCACTATCAAAATTTATCCAGCGGCATTCGTGATGCTGTTTTTTCGCCTATTCTTGTCACCTTAAAGCCAGGTGAAAATAAAGGAAGCGCCTTTTCTCATAGCGGACATGAATTCTTATTCATTATCGAAGGGAAGTTAACAGTGGAAATAGAGGGAGAAAGAATGGAACTCCATGAACAGCAGTCGTTCATGTTCGATGCTAGAAAAGCCCATTACTGGTTTAACTTCTCGGATCAAAATGTCCGGTTTTTGGTGGTGTCGTCGAAATAA
- a CDS encoding MFS transporter, which yields MEKKQMRRILIASLVGSSIEWFDYFLYGTVSALVFNQLFFVNEDPTIGLLLSYASFALAFFIRPFGGVIFSHIGDRIGRKKTLVLTLSLMGVATFGMGLLPTYQAVGIWAPILLITLRLVQGLGIGGEWGGALLLAVEYAPAEKRGLFGSIPQMGVTIGMLLGTVALSIMTLLPENAFMTWGWRIPFIFSALLVFFGLWIRKGIDETPSFKKVKESGEVPKLPIVETLKNYWREVLIAVGAKVVETAPFYIFSTFVVSYATANLGFSRTATLTAVMIATIITTILIPIMGNLSDKIGRKKLFIGGTIGMALFAFPYFWLLQQKSVLLLIVATVIGLGVIWAPITAVLGTMFSEIFDAKIRYTGITLGYQIGAALAGGTAPLVATALLDRFNNSYVPVALYIIFASVLSLAAIWAVKDRSNQKLDETHNTSAM from the coding sequence ATGGAGAAGAAACAAATGCGGCGAATTTTAATTGCGAGTTTAGTCGGAAGTTCGATTGAGTGGTTTGACTATTTTTTATATGGGACCGTTTCAGCTCTTGTGTTTAACCAGCTATTCTTCGTGAATGAGGATCCGACAATAGGGCTGTTGCTTTCCTATGCATCCTTTGCGTTAGCATTCTTCATCCGCCCCTTTGGCGGAGTGATTTTCAGCCATATTGGCGATCGTATCGGGAGAAAGAAAACACTTGTTTTAACACTTAGTTTAATGGGTGTCGCAACATTTGGGATGGGGCTTCTTCCTACATATCAAGCCGTTGGGATTTGGGCGCCGATTTTATTAATCACGTTGCGCTTAGTACAAGGTCTGGGAATTGGCGGTGAATGGGGAGGCGCGCTTTTATTGGCCGTTGAATATGCTCCCGCTGAGAAACGGGGCTTGTTCGGGTCCATTCCTCAGATGGGTGTTACTATAGGAATGCTGCTTGGAACCGTTGCCTTATCCATTATGACACTGCTGCCTGAGAACGCATTCATGACTTGGGGATGGCGTATACCATTCATTTTTAGTGCTCTGCTTGTATTCTTTGGCCTTTGGATTCGTAAAGGAATTGATGAAACACCTTCATTCAAAAAAGTGAAGGAATCCGGAGAAGTTCCAAAGCTGCCGATTGTAGAAACTCTTAAGAATTATTGGCGTGAAGTGCTTATCGCCGTGGGAGCCAAAGTGGTAGAGACAGCTCCATTTTATATTTTTAGCACGTTTGTCGTATCATATGCTACTGCAAATCTCGGTTTCTCACGGACAGCTACATTAACTGCAGTCATGATTGCTACAATTATAACGACGATTTTAATACCAATCATGGGGAATTTATCTGATAAGATTGGCCGCAAAAAGCTGTTTATAGGGGGAACGATCGGGATGGCACTGTTTGCATTCCCATACTTCTGGTTGCTGCAGCAAAAATCGGTACTGCTATTAATCGTTGCAACAGTGATAGGTTTAGGGGTTATTTGGGCCCCCATCACAGCTGTTCTTGGAACGATGTTCTCGGAAATTTTCGATGCAAAGATTCGTTATACCGGCATCACGCTTGGATATCAAATCGGAGCAGCTCTGGCAGGAGGAACAGCGCCGCTAGTTGCAACGGCTTTACTTGATAGGTTTAATAACTCCTATGTTCCTGTCGCCCTTTATATTATTTTTGCATCTGTCCTGTCACTAGCAGCGATTTGGGCAGTTAAGGATCGCAGCAATCAGAAATTAGACGAAACGCATAATACTAGTGCCATGTAA